One part of the Solanum dulcamara chromosome 3, daSolDulc1.2, whole genome shotgun sequence genome encodes these proteins:
- the LOC129883103 gene encoding bet1-like SNARE 1-2, which produces MSYRRDHRAHRAALFDNYDSIEEGGIRASSSYPRDLDERHNDKAVDSLQDRVSFLKKLTGDIHEEVETHSKMLDRLGNEMDSSRGIMSGTMDRFKMVFEKKSNQKVCKLVGYFVLSFFIIYYIFRFLMYFMYG; this is translated from the exons ATGAGTTATCGGAG GGATCATCGAGCCCATAGAGCTGCTCTCTTTGATAACTATGATAGTATTGAGGAAGGTGGTATACGGGCTTCATCTTCCTATCCCCGTGATCTTGATGAAAGGCACAATGACAAAGCTGTGGATAGCTTACAAGACAGAGTCAGTTTTTTAAAGAAA TTAACAGGTGACATACATGAGGAGGTGGAGACCCACAGCAAGATGCTAGACCGATTG GGGAATGAGATGGATTCATCTAGAGGAATCATGTCAGGAACTATGGATCGGTTCAAGATG GTGTTTGAGAAGAAATCGAATcagaaagtgtgcaaacttgttggATACTTCGTACTTTCCTTTTTCATAATATACTACATATTTAG
- the LOC129883104 gene encoding uncharacterized protein LOC129883104 gives MVAEPWCLRMGSQVSTNVKKHSMLIENSKKLSLKKQSQQEKQVIGILSFEVANMMSKIIHLHKSLTDSEILKLKNEIFKSVGVRALVSDDEEKLLELVLVEKLDDLNRVASVVSRLGKKCTISALQGFQHVYGDIISGVIDVKDLGFLVKDMEGMVRKMERYVNSTASLYCEMAVLNELEVATKKFQQNQHEESRKAFEQKLAWQKQDVRHLEDVSLWNQTYDKVVELLARTVCTVYARISTVFGYNVLIKRDLLGNQGFSERSGVIVIDSKSEVMDADFNKPVLRNNNGSYRLGTIGRGASGKRSMSHSTQTKVGRNEGSLFGSENFNFACGMGPGRLFMECLSLSSASKMDFDNDLGTDDRSSQISGCCSVSSGMKREQCSVSGSFNRSPGSICLSGDARQLKSCVADAAKHGPKSRITLYAPPTTVGGSALALHYANVIIVVEKLLQYPHLVGDEGRDDLYQMLPTSLRKMLKASLRSYMKGLAIYDAPLAHDWKERLEEIIKWLAPLAHNMIRWQSERNFEQQQIVKRTNVLLLQTLYFADCQKMEAVICELLIGLNYICRFEQQQNALLDCASSIDFEDCMEWQLQFGGSFHS, from the coding sequence ATGGTGGCAGAGCCTTGGTGTTTGAGGATGGGAAGTCAGGTAAGTACTAATGTCAAGAAACACTCTATGCTTATTGAGAATTCTAAGAAATTGTCTTTGAAGAAACAAAGCCAGCAAGAGAAGCAAGTTATTGGGATATTGTCATTTGAAGTTGCTAATATGATGTCTAAGATTATTCATCTTCATAAATCTTTGACTGATTCTGAGATTCTTAAGCTTAAAAATGAGATCTTTAAGTCTGTAGGAGTAAGGGCTTTAGTTTCTGATGATGAAGAGAAGCTTCTTGAATTAGTACTTGTAGAAaaacttgatgatttgaatagGGTTGCTAGTGTAGTGTCTAGGCTTGGGAAAAAATGTACAATTTCTGCCTTGCAAGGGTTTCAGCATGTTTATGGGGATATTATTTCTGGGGTTATTGATGTGAAGGATTTGGGATTTTTGGTTAAAGACATGGAGGGGATGGTTAGGAAAATGGAAAGATATGTGAATTCTACAGCTAGTTTGTATTGTGAGATGGCAGTTTTGAATGAATTGGAAGTGGCAACAAAGAAATTTCAGCAGAATCAGCATGAGGAAAGTAGAAAGGCATTTGAGCAGAAATTGGCTTGGCAGAAACAAGATGTGAGGCATTTAGAAGATGTTTCACTTTGGAATCAGACTTATGATAAAGTTGTTGAACTGTTGGCCAGGACTGTGTGTACGGTATATGCTCGGATTAGTACGGTGTTTGGTTATAATGTTCTCATAAAGAGGGATCTTTTAGGTAATCAAGGATTCAGTGAGAGGTCTGGTGTAATCGTTATAGATAGCAAGTCTGAAGTCATGGATGCTGATTTCAATAAGCCTGTTTTGAGGAACAACAATGGAAGTTATCGATTGGGGACAATTGGGAGAGGGGCGTCGGGAAAGAGGAGCATGAGCCATAGTACTCAAACTAAGGTTGGAAGAAATGAAGGGAGCTTATTTGGTAGTGAGAATTTTAATTTTGCTTGTGGAATGGGACCTGGGAGACTATTCATGGAGTGTCTAAGCTTGAGTTCTGCTTCAAAAATGGATTTCGACAATGATCTTGGGACTGATGACAGAAGTAGTCAGATATCTGGATGTTGTAGTGTTTCAAGTGGTATGAAGAGGGAGCAATGTAGCGTTTCGGGTTCATTCAATAGGTCCCCTGGTAGTATCTGTTTAAGCGGAGATGCTAGACAGCTAAAGAGTTGTGTGGCTGATGCTGCAAAACATGGTCCCAAAAGTAGGATAACTTTGTATGCTCCTCCTACAACAGTCGGAGGCTCTGCTTTAGCCTTGCATTACGCGAATGTGATTATCGTTGTAGAAAAGCTGCTCCAGTACCCACATCTGGTTGGTGACGAGGGGAGAGATGATCTATATCAGATGTTACCGACAAGCTTAAGAAAGATGCTGAAGGCTAGTCTGAGATCTTATATGAAAGGTTTAGCCATATATGATGCGCCTCTTGCGCATGATTGGAAAGAGAGGCTTGAAGAGATAATCAAATGGCTTGCACCTTTAGCACATAATATGATCAGGTGGCAAAGCGAGCGAAATTTTGAGCAGCAGCAGATTGTTAAAAGAACTAATGTTCTCCTGCTTCAGACATTGTATTTTGCCGATTGTCAGAAGATGGAGGCAGTAATTTGCGAGCTGCTTATTGGATTAAACTACATATGCCGGTTTGAGCAACAACAAAATGCTTTATTGGACTGCGCCAGCAGCATTGATTTTGAAGATTGTATGGAGTGGCAACTGCAATTTGGAGgttcttttcattcttga